A genomic region of Halobacillus litoralis contains the following coding sequences:
- a CDS encoding MFS transporter, with amino-acid sequence MYASLLKDSRVLFLLSANFFSGIGAGVTSVGVVWLILNESNGEQILGVTTLVITLVMFLINPYIGVIVDRFSRKKLYIFNQLLCFCIILPIGLYGLYSSNFHIWQLIVMVFSGSLYWTLHFPTLLAFVQEIFNKEEYNSLSGLLEVESQAATVGVGGMSGIILGHIDYAYVFLFDAFTYLLALVLVLLVPYTKTFEKPNDKEVTFVNDIVEGFKFIKGKALLAIFLLSSLVPFLFIMVSNYLKPIFVNNTLNSSVNVFGFSSMIYAIGAVLAGLFIPSLVDRFGVKRSLIVIMSSFALAIMVMVSVHTVFVFLAIQIFLGTGNAGTRVIRRTVMLHLVDNSMIGRINAFFNTTGLLLRAILIGTFTSAISVIGASTAYLLMGAFVILGIAGVIYTRKILDYNIEEVKPNVMSK; translated from the coding sequence ATGTATGCAAGTTTGTTAAAAGACTCCAGAGTCCTATTTTTATTAAGTGCAAACTTTTTTTCTGGAATAGGTGCAGGTGTTACTTCAGTAGGAGTAGTGTGGCTTATTCTAAACGAATCAAATGGTGAGCAAATTCTCGGGGTTACCACTCTAGTTATAACCTTAGTAATGTTTCTAATAAATCCTTATATAGGAGTGATAGTAGACAGGTTCTCAAGAAAAAAACTTTACATTTTTAATCAATTACTTTGCTTTTGTATTATATTACCCATAGGTTTATATGGGCTGTACTCAAGTAACTTTCATATATGGCAATTAATAGTCATGGTATTCTCAGGTTCATTATATTGGACATTACATTTTCCGACTTTGTTAGCTTTTGTTCAAGAGATTTTTAATAAGGAAGAATATAACTCTTTGAGTGGGCTCCTTGAAGTGGAAAGTCAGGCAGCTACAGTTGGAGTAGGTGGTATGTCAGGGATTATATTAGGTCATATAGATTACGCTTATGTTTTCCTATTTGATGCGTTTACATATCTTTTAGCTCTTGTTTTAGTTTTGCTAGTACCTTACACAAAAACATTTGAAAAGCCTAATGATAAGGAAGTAACATTTGTAAATGATATTGTAGAGGGTTTCAAATTTATAAAGGGGAAGGCTTTATTAGCTATATTCTTACTATCCAGTTTGGTACCATTTTTATTTATAATGGTTTCTAATTACCTCAAGCCCATTTTTGTAAATAATACTCTCAATTCAAGTGTAAATGTGTTCGGTTTCTCTAGTATGATATATGCTATCGGTGCAGTTTTAGCTGGTCTATTTATTCCTTCTCTAGTGGATAGATTTGGGGTTAAACGCTCATTAATTGTAATAATGTCTTCTTTTGCTTTAGCAATTATGGTGATGGTATCTGTACACACAGTTTTTGTTTTTCTTGCAATCCAAATATTCTTAGGAACGGGAAATGCAGGAACTCGTGTTATTCGTAGGACAGTGATGTTACACTTGGTCGATAACAGTATGATTGGACGTATAAATGCATTCTTTAATACTACTGGACTACTACTGAGGGCTATTCTCATAGGAACATTTACTTCCGCTATCAGTGTGATAGGTGCAAGTACAGCCTACTTATTAATGGGAGCTTTTGTAATATTGGGTATTGCAGGTGTAATATACACTAGAAAAATACTTGATTATAACATCGAAGAAGTTAAACCCAATGTTATGTCTAAATGA
- a CDS encoding HNH endonuclease family protein, producing the protein MLKKSLMFIFAMILFLVGYQFDVPTASAFPPGTPSKSAAQSQLDTLTVIPEDSMSGYSREKFPHWDYKGNGCDTRQLVLQRDADYYSGDCPVTSGKWYSYYDGVTVYDPSDLDIDHVVPLAEAWRSGANDWSTQKREYFANDLNGPQLIAVTYSTNRSKGDQDPSTWQPPRYSSHCGYAKWWINTKYSWDLSLQSSEKSALQSMLNTCHY; encoded by the coding sequence ATGCTTAAGAAATCACTGATGTTTATTTTTGCAATGATCCTGTTCTTGGTTGGTTATCAATTTGACGTGCCAACGGCCTCTGCGTTTCCACCCGGCACACCGTCAAAGTCCGCCGCTCAATCCCAGTTGGACACACTCACTGTGATACCCGAAGACTCTATGAGCGGCTACTCCCGCGAAAAGTTTCCGCATTGGGATTATAAAGGCAATGGCTGTGACACCCGACAGTTGGTACTCCAGCGTGATGCCGACTACTACTCTGGAGACTGTCCAGTGACATCAGGCAAATGGTACAGTTACTATGATGGTGTCACAGTGTACGATCCTTCCGATCTAGACATCGATCACGTAGTCCCTTTAGCTGAAGCCTGGCGTTCAGGCGCCAACGACTGGTCCACGCAGAAGCGCGAGTATTTTGCCAATGACCTCAATGGTCCCCAATTGATCGCAGTAACCTACAGTACCAATCGGTCCAAGGGTGACCAGGATCCTTCGACCTGGCAGCCACCACGATACAGTTCCCACTGCGGATATGCGAAGTGGTGGATCAACACGAAGTACAGCTGGGATCTGTCACTGCAGTCATCAGAGAAGTCCGCGCTCCAAAGCATGCTTAATACTTGCCACTACTAA
- a CDS encoding tyrosine-type recombinase/integrase — MNNNFEILNDNLFDKLQSNDNTETKSINIAIVANEMLNKDYYQRMLDVVDDHDIEDYSTLNDIEMIYLFVHEEKDQDDSKNRTEDTKREYLRELLWTYHVLLEGSGSFGLPVSHPDKIVQELRGKHIRRFQEWLKEVPWGKNDKPYSVATISRKTGLFKAFLAFLYRKKYIEHPLHESFKSANVRMRDRPEKDITSEEVTQILSYYKTHPIMYSLLSVLVTTGLRSKELCMARVCDLSYDIDGYWLEVVGKGNEKREVLIFSNVFDTIVKFRKRRGLDLFLDPVDTSPLFVTAKNKAYTSKYLSKYVTSMIQKSKLEFLKHKKAPVTPHTLRHGYAIISDDQGTDVYRISEALGHKKLDTTRIYLRRKHSRKNHAAHSWKDSSFLSFINKEYY; from the coding sequence ATGAATAATAATTTTGAAATCTTGAATGATAATTTATTCGATAAATTACAATCGAATGATAATACTGAAACCAAATCTATAAATATAGCAATAGTCGCAAATGAAATGTTAAACAAAGATTATTACCAGCGAATGTTAGATGTGGTAGATGATCATGATATTGAAGATTACTCGACCTTAAATGATATAGAAATGATTTATCTGTTTGTTCACGAAGAAAAAGATCAAGATGATTCGAAGAACCGAACAGAAGATACGAAAAGAGAATATTTAAGAGAATTGTTATGGACGTACCATGTCTTATTAGAAGGAAGCGGTTCATTCGGATTACCGGTTAGCCATCCTGATAAAATCGTCCAGGAGTTAAGAGGAAAACATATACGCAGATTTCAAGAGTGGCTAAAGGAAGTTCCTTGGGGAAAAAACGACAAACCTTATTCAGTTGCTACAATTTCAAGGAAAACGGGGCTCTTTAAGGCATTCTTAGCTTTTCTATACAGGAAAAAGTATATTGAACATCCGTTGCATGAGTCCTTCAAAAGTGCAAATGTAAGAATGAGAGATCGTCCAGAAAAGGATATCACTAGCGAAGAGGTCACACAGATATTGAGTTATTACAAAACTCATCCGATTATGTATTCGCTACTATCAGTACTGGTTACTACAGGACTTCGGTCGAAAGAATTATGTATGGCAAGAGTATGTGACTTAAGTTATGATATTGATGGATACTGGCTGGAAGTAGTAGGGAAAGGTAATGAGAAAAGAGAGGTCCTGATTTTCTCTAACGTATTTGACACTATAGTTAAGTTTAGAAAAAGAAGGGGATTGGATTTGTTTCTTGATCCGGTAGACACCTCTCCCCTCTTTGTCACAGCAAAGAATAAGGCCTATACTTCAAAGTATTTATCTAAATATGTGACTAGCATGATACAAAAATCAAAATTAGAGTTTCTTAAACATAAAAAAGCTCCTGTAACACCACACACTCTGCGACATGGTTATGCAATTATCTCTGATGATCAAGGGACTGATGTGTACAGGATTTCAGAAGCATTGGGACATAAGAAATTAGATACAACAAGGATTTATTTGAGAAGAAAACATTCTAGGAAGAATCATGCAGCACACTCTTGGAAAGATTCTTCATTTCTGTCTTTTATCAATAAAGAATACTATTAA
- a CDS encoding helix-turn-helix domain-containing protein — translation MNTGEKLLTTKEVANKLGVVKATVYKYIKEKKIKPVYEDNWRIDTTLLFREEEVDQLIDKNKKPGLTTGDVAKKLNIHQTTVTKYISEGKLRATKKKYKGREVYFIEEEDFISFSENNTFERYKSKDFHTPDGQFHLFQSFRNNLDVMARIMAINKEGKALTSEGNELKLQDLSRNGFESKYEVSKKDHLTKRGYAAFRFPKPHDLDSSIYRLIERFYQTIGPKNMRLSVNDFINLEVKPTLLIDVTEDELKILQSNIIEGNISTRHNGIYIDSDLESHLVHLPKNIKEDLRKEAAVKNMTLEEYTLQIIKNRMVD, via the coding sequence ATGAATACGGGAGAAAAACTTTTAACAACCAAAGAAGTCGCTAATAAATTAGGTGTGGTAAAGGCTACTGTCTACAAATATATAAAGGAAAAGAAAATTAAACCTGTGTATGAAGATAATTGGCGTATTGATACGACCCTTTTGTTTCGAGAAGAAGAAGTGGACCAGCTAATTGATAAAAACAAGAAACCTGGCCTTACAACGGGTGACGTTGCTAAAAAATTAAATATACACCAAACAACGGTAACGAAGTATATTTCTGAAGGAAAGTTAAGAGCTACTAAGAAGAAATATAAAGGAAGAGAAGTGTACTTCATTGAAGAGGAAGATTTCATCTCGTTCAGTGAAAATAACACTTTTGAACGTTACAAATCTAAGGATTTTCACACTCCAGATGGACAATTTCACTTGTTCCAGTCCTTTAGAAACAACCTAGATGTCATGGCTAGAATTATGGCTATTAATAAGGAAGGAAAAGCCCTAACATCTGAAGGTAATGAATTGAAATTGCAGGACTTATCAAGAAATGGATTTGAATCTAAATATGAAGTATCCAAGAAGGATCACCTAACTAAAAGAGGGTATGCAGCATTCAGGTTTCCTAAACCGCATGACCTTGATTCCTCAATATATCGCTTAATAGAAAGGTTTTACCAAACAATTGGACCAAAAAATATGAGATTAAGTGTTAACGACTTCATTAACTTAGAAGTGAAACCGACATTACTAATAGATGTTACCGAGGATGAATTAAAAATATTGCAATCAAACATAATAGAAGGAAATATTTCTACAAGACATAACGGGATATACATTGACAGTGATTTAGAATCCCACCTTGTGCATCTACCTAAGAATATTAAGGAAGACTTAAGGAAGGAAGCGGCAGTAAAGAATATGACCCTGGAAGAATACACCCTGCAAATAATAAAGAATAGAATGGTGGACTAA
- a CDS encoding thermonuclease family protein yields the protein MKAFVLGLFLILVIVGCSSIEKEGYFKEGTQDFSTPLKAKQNNVVKENDALEATVLKIIDGDTLNIKIDNFPTDSMHQDHLYEKLANKNLTLRLIAVDAPESTKEKQRYGVVATDFVKEIVKDNPIFVELDPNADFDKYGRLLGHVYTEEGENLQSLLLTAGLARTAYLFDDYKYLNDYKKAESQAKSKELNIHSIDGYVTDSGFNMDEVDNEKEDYHINNINDIINLLDKYEIKDPLKFLPEFP from the coding sequence ATGAAAGCTTTTGTTTTAGGATTATTTTTGATCCTTGTCATTGTTGGATGTTCATCCATCGAGAAAGAAGGATATTTCAAAGAGGGTACCCAGGATTTCTCTACACCTCTTAAAGCAAAGCAAAATAACGTTGTTAAGGAAAATGATGCTTTAGAAGCTACCGTCCTTAAAATAATTGACGGGGATACGCTAAATATTAAAATTGACAACTTTCCCACAGATAGTATGCATCAGGACCATCTTTATGAAAAGCTTGCTAATAAAAATTTAACTCTGAGACTGATCGCGGTTGACGCGCCGGAGTCCACAAAGGAAAAACAAAGATATGGAGTGGTTGCTACAGACTTTGTTAAAGAAATAGTTAAGGATAATCCTATTTTTGTAGAGTTAGATCCGAACGCTGACTTCGATAAATACGGGCGTCTTTTAGGACATGTATACACAGAAGAGGGGGAAAACCTTCAAAGTCTGTTGCTGACTGCAGGCTTAGCTAGAACAGCATATTTATTTGATGACTATAAGTATCTTAATGACTATAAGAAAGCCGAATCTCAGGCAAAGAGTAAAGAACTTAACATACACTCTATTGATGGATACGTAACAGACTCTGGATTCAACATGGATGAAGTAGATAATGAGAAGGAAGACTATCATATAAACAATATAAATGATATTATCAATTTATTGGATAAATATGAGATAAAAGACCCATTAAAGTTTTTGCCTGAGTTTCCTTGA
- a CDS encoding FbpB family small basic protein has product MRKKLTFNYLISEEKLRLKNDDDFLLAMEKRIEERHAKKLKAQGDVTNEI; this is encoded by the coding sequence TTGCGTAAAAAGCTAACATTCAACTACCTTATTTCAGAAGAAAAACTTCGATTAAAAAATGACGATGATTTTTTATTGGCTATGGAAAAAAGAATCGAAGAACGCCATGCAAAAAAGTTGAAAGCACAAGGAGATGTTACAAATGAAATTTAA
- a CDS encoding ATP-dependent DNA helicase: MSNSAIKDQKLIQLSPMQKDGVDKAASWFKKGMSSTFTLTGYAGSGKTTCVEAMIENLDIGLRNVSFVSPTGKAALVMAQKAQGKYRATTIHKLIYDYDDIHGFSLKSSEKLKGIELIVCDEASMIDQSVLEDLLSFNIPIIFIGDNAQLLPVGKKTNLLETPDVMLTEIHRQAADNPIIHLSMLAREGKDIPFQKFGKHAVVIPKKRIYDNPAKFNEWASRADQVICGKNKTRNGMNKRIRSYKGYTSPFPQKGDKMICTRNNWLLTAGGFPMVNGLTGTVEYKINKASKNDEIKRDCMKVNLKPDFTDVTFQGLHLLHSPFVGKEEKLRGEEYSSYVDMDYGYAITCNKAQGSEFGNVVVWNEVLNYKEHEKWLYTAITRASNNLILIK, from the coding sequence ATGAGTAATTCAGCTATTAAAGATCAAAAGCTTATTCAGTTATCTCCAATGCAAAAAGATGGAGTAGATAAAGCCGCTTCCTGGTTTAAGAAAGGGATGAGCTCTACCTTTACCTTAACCGGTTATGCTGGTAGCGGAAAGACTACATGTGTGGAAGCTATGATTGAAAATCTAGACATTGGTTTACGAAATGTTAGTTTCGTGTCTCCCACAGGAAAAGCAGCATTGGTGATGGCTCAAAAAGCACAAGGAAAGTATCGAGCTACCACTATTCACAAGCTGATTTATGATTATGATGATATTCATGGTTTTTCTCTTAAATCATCAGAAAAATTAAAGGGAATTGAGCTTATTGTCTGTGATGAAGCATCCATGATCGATCAGAGTGTATTAGAAGACCTTTTGAGTTTTAACATACCTATTATATTTATCGGGGATAATGCACAACTCTTACCCGTGGGAAAGAAAACCAATTTATTAGAGACACCGGATGTAATGTTGACGGAAATCCATAGACAAGCAGCTGATAATCCAATCATTCACTTATCTATGTTAGCTCGCGAAGGTAAAGACATTCCATTTCAAAAGTTTGGAAAACATGCGGTGGTTATCCCTAAAAAAAGGATATATGACAACCCTGCAAAATTTAATGAATGGGCCTCAAGGGCAGACCAAGTCATTTGTGGTAAGAACAAGACACGGAATGGTATGAACAAAAGAATAAGATCGTACAAAGGGTACACTTCTCCATTTCCTCAAAAAGGAGATAAGATGATTTGTACGAGAAATAACTGGCTCTTAACTGCGGGAGGTTTCCCTATGGTTAATGGTTTAACGGGAACGGTTGAATATAAGATTAATAAGGCTTCAAAGAACGATGAGATTAAACGCGATTGTATGAAAGTAAACCTTAAGCCAGACTTTACAGATGTTACATTTCAAGGGCTTCACCTTCTTCATTCGCCCTTTGTAGGAAAGGAAGAAAAGCTTAGAGGAGAAGAGTATAGCAGTTATGTTGATATGGACTACGGATACGCCATAACTTGCAATAAAGCTCAAGGTAGTGAATTTGGAAATGTGGTTGTCTGGAATGAGGTGTTGAACTATAAAGAGCATGAGAAGTGGCTTTATACAGCTATCACGAGAGCTTCCAATAATCTAATTCTTATTAAGTAA
- a CDS encoding type II toxin-antitoxin system SpoIISA family toxin — MEEIQNLAPIIGLCIMLAYLVYIWTISSGHTWYYTLYRWIPRITKKSKDTLSKETKKRYRDNKRKFRRSLYALFIVILGIGYMLSVYTLENWQTLVTLAIVIIFADISVFSTPVIRKAGKFEFEQEQEINEYVEAYKKNELGLLMKVNKCTEQIQNAKEICGRIDNDLSYERSLEEFLQVYCDKFRINPYVYKIDANADDEYFLNALGETIDTIAHRHTINFSTMSASFNTEEDFNESAAKDKVFEMLFDAEFIEIERPNIERFIIIPIYTMDKTLIVVLQTDKGIIDNVDGPHITNLTYTFENTKEA, encoded by the coding sequence ATGGAGGAAATTCAAAACTTAGCTCCTATAATTGGATTATGTATTATGTTAGCTTATTTAGTCTATATTTGGACTATAAGTTCAGGTCACACTTGGTATTATACACTTTATCGGTGGATACCTAGAATAACTAAGAAAAGCAAAGATACATTGTCTAAGGAGACAAAGAAGCGATATAGAGATAACAAGAGAAAATTTAGAAGGTCTCTTTATGCACTCTTCATCGTAATTTTAGGTATCGGTTATATGCTTTCTGTTTACACATTGGAGAATTGGCAAACACTTGTAACCTTAGCAATAGTGATTATCTTTGCGGATATATCAGTATTCAGTACTCCAGTCATACGGAAAGCAGGAAAGTTTGAATTTGAACAAGAACAAGAAATAAATGAATACGTCGAGGCTTATAAGAAAAATGAATTAGGATTATTAATGAAGGTCAATAAATGCACAGAGCAAATACAAAATGCAAAAGAAATATGTGGCCGAATAGACAATGATTTAAGTTACGAGAGGTCTTTAGAAGAATTTCTTCAAGTGTATTGTGATAAATTTAGGATTAATCCTTATGTATATAAAATTGATGCTAATGCGGATGACGAATATTTCCTAAATGCTTTGGGTGAGACTATTGATACAATTGCCCATCGCCATACAATCAACTTCTCAACAATGAGCGCTTCCTTTAATACTGAAGAAGACTTTAATGAATCAGCCGCTAAAGATAAAGTGTTTGAAATGCTGTTTGACGCAGAATTTATTGAGATTGAAAGACCAAATATAGAGAGGTTTATCATTATTCCAATTTATACAATGGACAAGACGTTGATAGTGGTCTTGCAAACCGATAAAGGAATAATTGACAACGTTGACGGTCCTCACATCACCAATTTAACTTACACTTTTGAAAATACAAAAGAGGCATAG
- a CDS encoding DNA polymerase thumb domain-containing protein, which translates to MDYKGYPRNNVLMIDHRSFYASVEMSLRGLDPETTLLAVVGDPSRRGSVVLAASPALKKKHGVSNVSRYFELPNDPDIIIAPARMKTYLEVSVEITKTFHKYAPKEGIHLYSVDECWITLPPKGINTHEVAKSLKNDIRDQFGIESVVGIGDNKFLAKAVMDIHAKKSPDGIAECRYEDVQEKLWPTEISKVWGIGSRMTRNLNRMGIVTLGQIAKFPLKNLKKNFGVMGEQLYWHAWGIDLSPVYGDFVKTDQKSYGHGITLMRDYDKEDIYACILDLCEEACRRARRDDKEGMTIHLGIGYSRETGGGFSRSMSIDRPTNITMDVYKTCLMLFHRNYDGISKIRRAYVSLTNLDAEGAVQLNLFDDRPKKKDVGEVMDRIRNKYGSTAILRASSYTDGGITLERSHKVGGHNA; encoded by the coding sequence GTGGATTACAAAGGATATCCTCGAAATAATGTGCTTATGATTGATCATCGTTCATTCTACGCGTCCGTCGAAATGTCTTTAAGAGGATTGGACCCAGAAACAACATTGTTAGCTGTTGTAGGAGACCCAAGTCGAAGAGGTAGTGTGGTTTTAGCTGCCTCTCCAGCGTTAAAGAAAAAGCATGGTGTTAGTAATGTTAGCCGATATTTCGAGTTACCTAATGACCCTGATATTATTATTGCGCCAGCTCGGATGAAAACATATTTAGAAGTTTCTGTAGAGATAACTAAAACCTTTCATAAGTATGCTCCGAAAGAGGGGATACATTTATACTCAGTCGATGAATGTTGGATTACCCTACCCCCCAAGGGTATAAATACGCATGAGGTAGCAAAATCACTAAAGAATGATATTCGTGACCAATTTGGAATTGAATCCGTCGTGGGAATTGGGGACAATAAGTTTCTTGCTAAGGCTGTGATGGACATTCATGCTAAAAAGTCACCGGATGGGATTGCAGAATGTCGATACGAAGATGTTCAAGAAAAGCTTTGGCCTACAGAAATTTCAAAAGTATGGGGCATAGGTAGTAGAATGACACGAAATTTAAACAGGATGGGTATTGTGACACTCGGGCAGATTGCAAAATTCCCCTTAAAAAACCTTAAGAAGAACTTTGGAGTAATGGGGGAGCAGTTGTATTGGCACGCCTGGGGGATTGATTTAAGTCCTGTATATGGTGATTTTGTAAAGACAGACCAGAAATCTTATGGTCATGGTATCACGCTTATGAGGGATTACGATAAAGAAGATATTTACGCTTGTATTCTTGATTTATGCGAGGAAGCTTGTAGAAGGGCAAGGAGAGACGATAAGGAAGGAATGACCATTCACTTAGGTATCGGGTATTCCAGGGAAACAGGGGGAGGCTTTAGCCGCTCCATGAGTATAGATAGACCTACAAATATTACAATGGACGTTTATAAGACGTGTCTAATGCTTTTCCATCGTAATTATGATGGAATAAGTAAAATCAGAAGGGCCTATGTATCATTGACTAACTTGGATGCTGAAGGTGCTGTCCAATTAAATTTATTTGACGACAGACCAAAAAAGAAAGATGTAGGTGAGGTAATGGATCGGATCCGTAACAAATATGGAAGTACGGCCATATTAAGAGCAAGTAGTTATACGGATGGAGGAATTACCTTAGAAAGAAGCCATAAGGTTGGAGGACATAATGCATAG